From Paenibacillus sp. V4I7, one genomic window encodes:
- the nagB gene encoding glucosamine-6-phosphate deaminase, with translation MNLHIFQNQQELNEAGAGIITSLVQMQPKAVLGLATGGTPVGIYVELVKAYNKGRVSFKSVTTFNLDEYVGLPVDHPESYHAYMQQHLFAHIDLPAAAAHIPNGNSADLDAECERYNQLLEEAKQIDLQILGLGHNGHIGFNEPDHSLISGTHRVELKAETREANARYFNSIDEVPTHALTMGVGTILKAKTILLIVRGADKAEIVHRALTGPITTKIPATLLQTHPHLVVLLDAEAGRLFE, from the coding sequence ATGAATCTTCATATTTTTCAAAATCAACAAGAGCTGAATGAAGCAGGGGCTGGTATTATTACCTCGCTTGTCCAAATGCAGCCTAAAGCGGTATTGGGTCTAGCCACTGGTGGAACACCTGTAGGTATTTATGTGGAGCTTGTTAAGGCTTACAATAAAGGACGTGTTAGCTTTAAATCTGTCACTACCTTTAATTTAGATGAATATGTCGGCTTACCCGTAGATCACCCAGAGAGCTATCACGCATATATGCAGCAGCATTTGTTTGCACATATTGACTTACCTGCTGCTGCAGCCCATATCCCCAACGGAAATTCAGCAGATCTAGATGCGGAATGTGAGCGTTACAACCAACTTTTGGAAGAAGCGAAACAAATCGATTTGCAAATTCTCGGCCTAGGACATAACGGGCATATTGGTTTTAATGAACCCGATCATTCCTTGATCAGCGGTACACACCGTGTAGAATTAAAAGCGGAGACTCGCGAAGCGAATGCACGTTACTTTAACTCCATCGATGAAGTACCGACTCATGCTTTAACCATGGGTGTAGGCACCATTTTGAAAGCCAAAACGATCCTGCTGATCGTTCGCGGAGCGGATAAAGCCGAGATCGTACATCGCGCACTTACAGGTCCGATTACAACGAAAATTCCGGCAACCCTTTTGCAAACTCACCCACACCTTGTCGTTCTTCTTGATGCTGAGGCGGGGAGGCTTTTTGAATGA
- a CDS encoding HAD family hydrolase, whose protein sequence is MSNQRKQPEAMLFDLDGTLFQTETLLLPAYHKTFDELRAKGLFVGETPPEERILGALGMLLEHIWERVLPDAQMRTRQEADKLLIKYQVEGLQQGQGEFYKGVAETLQALHNKGIRLFVASNGLEDYVRHVIEARGIAHLFEGLYSAGQYRTRSKVDLVKILLETHHIQSAWMVGDRSSDVEAGLQNNLTVVACDYAGFREPGELEGAHIRIRSFAELLEYL, encoded by the coding sequence ATGAGTAATCAGAGAAAACAACCTGAAGCGATGCTATTTGACTTGGACGGAACATTATTTCAGACGGAGACCTTACTTCTGCCTGCTTACCATAAGACGTTTGATGAGCTTAGAGCTAAAGGTCTATTTGTCGGTGAGACTCCACCAGAGGAGCGAATACTGGGGGCGCTAGGCATGCTTCTTGAGCACATTTGGGAGCGGGTATTACCGGATGCACAGATGAGAACTCGTCAGGAAGCTGATAAACTGCTGATCAAGTATCAAGTGGAGGGACTGCAGCAGGGGCAAGGCGAATTTTATAAAGGAGTAGCTGAGACGTTACAGGCTTTACATAATAAAGGAATTCGTTTATTTGTCGCAAGCAATGGACTCGAAGATTATGTGCGGCATGTTATTGAAGCCAGAGGTATTGCGCATTTATTCGAAGGATTGTACAGTGCAGGGCAATATCGAACGAGATCCAAAGTAGACTTAGTAAAAATACTGCTGGAAACACATCATATCCAATCAGCTTGGATGGTTGGCGATCGCTCCTCCGATGTGGAGGCAGGACTTCAGAATAACCTTACCGTAGTCGCTTGCGATTATGCAGGTTTTCGAGAGCCAGGAGAGCTAGAGGGTGCGCATATACGAATCCGCAGCTTCGCCGAACTGCTTGAATATTTGTAA
- a CDS encoding spore germination protein, with amino-acid sequence MPSFIGVFNVIRNEGSLVNGDTCVIAPTSASKSYAGSGGAITGDFGVSNTLFSATITFDPDGIEAGANKAATGT; translated from the coding sequence ATGCCTTCTTTTATAGGAGTATTCAACGTTATTAGGAATGAAGGAAGTCTGGTAAACGGCGATACTTGCGTAATTGCTCCGACAAGTGCATCCAAATCGTATGCCGGCAGCGGCGGTGCGATAACAGGAGATTTCGGGGTATCCAATACGCTGTTTAGTGCGACGATCACGTTTGACCCGGATGGGATAGAGGCTGGAGCGAACAAAGCCGCAACAGGGACATAG